The genomic window GCCGCTCCGGACCCGCCACCGATACTGCCCGCCTATGCCCACCGACCTGAGGTTCCCCGCGCCCGACGGCGTCATGTTTCAGACCCGCGCCACGCTGATTTGTGTTCAGGACAACAGGTTGCTCACCTGCTGGGACGAGCGTTTTCCAGATTTTTTCGCCTTGCCCGGCGGCGCGGTTCAGACTGGCGAAAGCTCAGCGGCGGCGGCCCAGCGCGAGTGGCACGAGGAAACCGGGCTCCGGGCAGACGTGACCCGCTGCGCCACGCTGGAACGCTTCTTCCACTGGGAAGGGCGTGAACGTCACGAGTTCGGGTTCTTCTTCCGGGTGGAGTTGACTGGAGAGCTGCCCGCCACCGTGCTGGATAATCCGCACGTCTTTTTTCGCTGGCTTGCCGTGGACGCCCTGGACGACCACACCCTTTATCCCCGCTGCGTGCCCCAGCTTTTGCGCCTCCCTGCCGGCGAAATCGGGCATTTCGTGACGGACGAGCGGGCATGAAGCGCGTCTTGATTGTCGGCAGCCCCGGCGCGGGCAAAAGCACCTTTGCCAAAAAACTGGCGGCACGAACGGGTTTGCCGCTCACCCATCTGGACGACCTGTACTGGAACGCGGGCTGGGAAAAAGTCGAGCGGGATGTGTGGCTGAAGCGCTTGCAGACCGCGCTGGACGGCGACGCCTGGATTATGGACGGCAACTACGGGAGCACACTTGACCGGCGGGCCGCCCGCGCTGACACAGTAATTTTCTTTGTGCCGCCGCGTGAACTTTGCCTGTTGCGGATGCTCCGGCGCGAGCTGAGCGGACAGCACCCCCACATCGCCGGGTTGCGGCCCCGCCTGCCGGACTGGGAATTCGTGCGCTATACCTGGACTTATCTGCGCAAGGTACCGCAGATGCTGGAAACATTGGCACAGCACTGGCACCTACGGCTTGTTCTGGTCAGGAGCGACAGAGAGGCGCGGCAGCTCCTCAAACGAGGCTAAAGTCCTGTGGCCTTTCTTAACACGCCCTTCGGCTTACGCGCTGCTGCGCGATGTCTGGGACTTTCCGCCGCAGGCCGACTGGCAACTCGCGCAGCTCCGCACGGTGCCGGGGCTGCGGCTGGTGGTCCTGAAAAGTGACGCCGACATAAACAACTTTCTGGAGCAAATCCAATGACCGAACAGGCCCAGTACCGCGACCCCCGCCTCGTCATCCTCTACGACCGGCTCAACCGCTGGGGCGCCGATGACGACTTTTTCCTCGCGCTGGCGAACGAGACGCCGGGGTGCCGCCTGCTCGACCTCGGCTGCGGCACCGGACGCCTGACCACTGCCCTGGCGCGGGCTGGGCACCAGGTCACCGGCCTTGAACCGGCCCGCGCCTCATTGGAGGTGGCGCAGCGCAAGCCGGGGGCCGAAGCGGTGTGCTGGTTACAGGGCAGCGCGCAGGACGCCCCCACGGCGGCCTTCGACCTCTGCCTGATGACCGCGCATGTCGCGCAGGTCTTTGTGGAAGACGACGCGTGGCAGGACGTTTTGCAACACATTCACCGCGCCCTCGTTCCCGGCGGGCGACTGTCCTTCGACATGCGCGACCCGGCGGCGCGGGCGTGGGACACCTGGGATTCGGCGGGCAAGCGCGAGCGGCTGACCCTGCTGGACGGCAGCGAAGCCGAAACGTGGTGCGACGTGCTGGACGTAGCCGGCCCTATAGTCTCTGGTCCAGTGGTTCACTTTGCCGAGCACACCCGCTTTTTGCCGGGTCAGGACGTGCTCACCTCAACCTCCCGTCTGCGCTTTCGCCGTGAGGACGAATTGCGGGCCAGTCTGCAGGCCGCCGGTTTTGCTGTGGAGCAGGTCTACGGCGGCTGGCACGGCGAGCCGGTGGGCACGGGTTGCGGAGAACTGGTGGTCGTGGCGCGCAGGCCGGGGTAACGCGGCTCCATCCGCCATTCCGCTTACCTTCCTCCTTACGCTGTGGGCGTAAACTGTTGGCAGACGTTCAGACTCTGTTTGAACCTTTGCCCTGTGTTTGCCTTGCCCACCGTTGCCGCCGCACCCTGGAGGTTGTCATGCTCAAAGTCCGCTCCGAATTCAAACCGTCCGGCGACCAGCCCACCGCCATCGCGTCCCTGGTGGACGGACTGGAAAGTGGGCTGAGGTATCAGACCCTGCTGGGCGCGACGGGCACCGGCAAGACCTACTCCATGGCGAAAGTCATCGAGGAAGTGCAGCGCCCCGCCCTGATCATGGCGCCCAACAAGATTCTGACCGCGCAGCTCGCCTCCGAGTTCCGCGAGTTCTTCCCCGACGCCGCCGTCGAGTTTTTCATCTCCTACTACGACTACTACCAACCCGAAGCATACGTGCCCGGCAAAGACCTCTTCATCGAGAAAGACGCCAGCGTCAACCAGGAAATCGAGAGATTGCGCCACTCCACCACCCGCAGCTTGCTTACCCGGCGCGACACCATCGTGGTGGCGTCGGTGTCGTGCATCTACGGCCTGGGCGACCCCAAGGAATACACCGCGCTCAACGCCATTGTGAAAAAGGGCGGCGTGATGCCGCGCGACGAGCTGCTCGGGCGGCTGGTCAACATGCAGTACGAGCGCAACGACATCGAGCTGATGCCGGGGCGCTTCTCGGTCAAGGGCGAGACGGTGACGGTGTGGCCCGCCTACGACGAGCAGCCGCTCCGCATCGAACTGTGGGGTGACGACGTGGAGCGCATCAGCGTGGTGCATCCGCTGACCGGCGAGCGGCTGGGCGACCTCGACGCCACGGTGGTCTACCCCGCCAAGCACTACGTGAGCAGCGCGGGCAACATCGAGCGCGCCATCGGGAGCATTCAGCAGGAACTCGACGAGCGGCTGGAATATTTTCACTCGGTGGGCAAGTTGCTCGAGGCGCAGCGGCTCAAGGAGCGCACCCTCTACGACCTGGAGATGCTCAAGGTGCTGGGCTACTGCTCGGGCATCGAGAACTACTCGCGCCACATCGATGGCCGCGCGCCGGGCGCCACACCCTACACCATGCTCGACTACTTTCCCGACGACTTCATCACCTTCATCGACGAGTCGCATGTCACCGTGCCGCAAATCGGCGGGATGGCGAACGGCGACCGCGCGCGCAAGCAGACGCTGGTGGACTACGGCTTCCGGCTGCCCTCGGCGATGGACAACCGCCCACTGAACTTCGAGGAGTTCCTGAGCAAGACCGGGCAAACGGTGTTCGTGTCGGCCACCCCCGGCCCCTTCGAGAACCAGGTCAGCGACAGCGTGGCCGACCAGATTATTCGCCCGACCGGGCTGGTGGACCCCGAGGTGACCATCCGGCCCATTCAGGGGCAAATCGAAGACCTGCTGGGGCGGGTGCGCGAGCGGACGGCGGCGGGCGAGCGCACGCTGGTCACCACCCTCACCAAGCGGATGTCCGAAGACCTGACCGAGTACCTGCTGGAAAAGGGCGTCAAGGCGCGGTATCTGCACTCGGACATCGACTCGGTGGAACGTCAGGTGATTATCCGCGACCTGCGCCTGGGGCATTACGACGTACTGGTGGGCATCAACCTGCTGCGTGAGGGGCTCGACCTTCCCGAAGTCTCGCTGGTCGCCATTCTGGACGCCGACAAGCCGGGTTTCCTGCGTTCGGACCGCGCCCTCATCCAGACCATTGGCCGCGCCGCCCGCAACGTGAACGGCGAGGTGATCTTGTACGCCGACGTGGTGACACCCGCCATGCGCTTTGCGATGGACGAAACCGCCCGCCGCCGCGAAAAGCAGCTGGCCTACAACGAGGAGCACGGCATCACCCCGCGCACCGTCATCAAGGGCGTGCGCGACGTGATTCGCGGTGAGGAACTGGAAGGCGAAATCAGCAGTGAGAACGTCTCGGGCGACCGCGACAGCCTGACCGCGCAGCTCACCGACCTCGAACTCGACATGTGGCAGGCGTCCGAGGCGATGGACTTCGAGAAGGCCGCCAGTCTGCGCGACCAGATTCGCGCCATCGAAGCCAAGCTCCAGGGCAAGGAGTTCAAGCAGGCGACGGTGCCGGGGCAGAAGGCACGGCGGAAAGGGCGGCGCTGAGCATGGGGCGGGGGGCGAAGTGGCTTCCCGCCGCACTGATTGCCCTCATCTTTCTGGTGGTGGCGCTGGTGTGGGGCATGACCGGGCCGACAGCGGTGGTATTAGCGCTTTGCTTTCTGGCTGCCGTGCTCTCCGCCTCCCAGCGCTGCTAAGCAGGGGCCACTCTGCTGCTTGAATGGGCCCCAATCGCCTCAGAGGCATAGCTGAACACCCAGGGGCGCAGCGTGCAGAAAGCGGGCAGAGGGGGCTTTGTCCTAAATCACTCGCCGCTCCGGCAGGCTTTGGCCCCGGCTCAGGCGGTGTTCGAGTGCCCTTACCGCGCGGGTCAGCGTGAAGGTCAGCACAAAGTAGATGACGGCCAGCACGGCGTAGACCTCGAACTGACGGTAAGTGGCGTTGGTGATGTAACGCCCCTGGCTGAACAGCTCCTGCAAGGTGACGGCGCTCGCCAGGCTGCTGCCCAGAATCAGGCTCACGAACTCGTTGCCGAGCGCGGGCAGCGCCACCCGCCACGCCTGCGGCAGTACCACGAAGCGCAGCGCTTGCCCCCGCGAGAGGCCCAGGCTACGGGCCGCCTCAATTTGTCCCGCAGGCACACTTCCCAGCCCGCCGCGCACAATTTCAGACGTGTAGGCCGCGCTGTACAGTCCCAGCGCCAGCACCGCCGCCGGGAAGCCCGCGAGCGTGAGGCCGAGCGTGGGCAGCCCGAAGTAGATGACGCTCAGCAGCACGATGAGCGGAATGCCGCGCACCACCTCGACATAAATGTTTCCTATTGGGCCGAGCAGCGGCACCCGGTAAACCCGCACCAGCCCCAACGCAGTACCGACCACCACTGAGACGACCAGTGCACACAGGCTGACCGCCAACGTGACACCCAACCCCGAGAGCAGCAGCTGGGGGTAGTCGCCGGAGAGGGCCGTCTGGAAGCCAGTCAGCAGATCAGTCATGCCGCCGGGCTTACTTCTGGACAATCCATTTGTTGAGCAGCTTCTGGTACTCACCGCTCCTCTTCAGGCGGGCGAGCGTTCGGTTGGCGGCGGCGGCGAGGTCGCTGCCCTTCCTAAAGACCATGCCGTAGTCCTCAGCGACCAGCACGGCTCCGGCCTTGTCGAACTGTCCTGGCAGGCGCTTTTTCAGGTCGTTCACGGTGGGCGCGTCCCCAATTAGCGCAGCGATGCGGCCTGAACGCACATCTGCCAGCCCCGCAGCAAAGTCGTCATAGACCTTGATAGTGGCTCCCCTGGGTTTAAGGGTCTGCTCGGCGGCGTATTGCCCAGTCGTGTTCGCCTGTACGCCCACCGTCTTGCCCTTCACGTCGGCGGGCCAGGTGAACTTGCCCGGGTTACCGCTCCGGACAATAAACACCTGAGCGCTGCGGTAGTAGGGCTGGCTGAACGTCACCACTGTGGCGCGCTCAGGCGTAATGGTGATGCCGCTCATGGCCACGTCCACCCGGCCCGACGTGACCGCCTGCGGCATCAACGCTCCAAACCCGACAGGCCGAATCTCCAGCCGCACGCCGAGGTCATGGGCCACAGCGCGGGCGATGTCGATGTCGAAGCCCTGGACCTGGCCGTCTGATCCCTTGAACTCGAAGGGGGCGAAGGTGGGGTCTGTTCCCAGGACCAACGTGCCCTTTTTTTTCACCTCTGCCACCGAGGCCGCTCCCGCAGAACAGGAGATGGAAGCCAGGACAAGCAGTAAGGCGGCGGACAGGCGCTTCATCCACCCAGAATAGCGGTTCAGACGCCTCCCCACGTTCCGGACAAGACCCAAGGGCAGTTAAACCTCCTCGACTGCGGCGCGCCACGTGGGCGAACGAAAATGCGGAGGCTGGCCGCCGAAAGTGTTTCTTCATTCCCTCTCCCCCGGCGGCGCAGGAGGCAGCACGAAAGCAGTCGTATGGCACGGCATCGGCGACATTCGCCTGGACGACGTTCCCGAACCCAAGATCGAGGCCCCCACTGACGCCATCGTGCGGCTCACCGCCAGCGCGATTTGCGGCACCGACCTGCATTTCATTCGCGGGACGATGAGCGACATGGTGCCCGGCACGATTCTGGGCCACGAGGGCGTGGGCATCGTGGAGGCGGTCGGCCCCGAGGTCCGCAACTTCGTGCCCGGCGACCGGGTGGTCATTCCTTCCTCGGCGTCGTGCGGGTACTGCCCCCCCTGCCGCGAGGGCAACACCTCGCAGTGCGACAACGCCAACCCCAACGGCCCTTCGGCGGGCACCGCGTTTTACGGCGGCCCCAAGAGCAGCGGCCCGCTCAACGGGATGCAGGCCGAGAAGGTGCGCGTGGTGTACGCCAACTCCAGCCTCGTCAAGCTGCCCGACAACGTGTCCGACGACCAAGCCATCATGATTTCCGACATCTTCCCGACGGCCTACTTCGGCGCCGAAATTGCGGGCGTCAAGACCGGCAGCGTGGTCGTGGTGCTGGGCTGCGGGCCGGTGGGCCAGTTCTCGATCATCAGCGCCAAGCTGCTCGGCGCGACCCGCGTCATCGCGGTGGATCGGCTGGATGACCGCCTGGACATGGCCCGTAAGAACGGCGCCGAGGTCATCAACTTCGAGAAGGAAGACCCGGTGGAAGCGGTCAAGAAGCTGACGGGTGGCCTGCTCGCCGACTGCGTGATTGACGCGGTGGGGGTGGACGCCCAGCACGCGCACGCTGGCCCCGCCAAGCCCGACGCCGAAAAAGAGCAGAAGTTCGAGCAGGAAGTGCAGGAAGTCGCCCCAGATGCCAAGCCGGAAAAAGACGGCCAGTGGACCCCCGGCGACGCGCCTTCGCAGGCCAGCGAGTGGGCCATCGAGATGACCAAGAAGGCCGGTCAGATCGGCATCATCGGCGTGTACTCACCCCAGATGACCACCTACCCCATCGGCAAGGCCATGAATAAGAACCTCACCATCCGCATGGGCAACTGCAACCACCGCGCCATCATTCCGGGTCTGGTGGACCTCGTCGCGGCGGGCGTGGTGGACCCGGCCCGCGTCCTGACCGAGCACGAGCACCTCGGCAGCGCGATTGAGGCTTTCGAAGCCTTCGACAAGCGGCAGCCGGGCTGGATCAAGGTCGAGTTGGAGCCGCAAGCAGGCTAAGGACAAAGCAGCAATAGCAAAGCGGCGCCCTGACACGAGCGCTGCTTTTTGCTGCCTGGAAATGTCGGGGCTTCAGCCCACGCCCGGTCCCATACCATCCGCTTTTCCGCTGATTTCCGGCCTCTGGCGCGGCAGCAGCAGGTTCGCCACGATGCCGACGAGCGCTGCGAGCGCCATCCCGTGCAGTTCGAGTTTGGTGCCCGCCACGTTCAGCGGAAAGCTCGCCCCGCCGAGGCCCAGCACCAGAATCAGGCTGACAATAATCAGGTTGCGGCTGTGGGCGAAGTCCACCTGCGCCTCGGCCAGCGTGCGGATGCCGACCGAGGCGATCATGCCGAACAGCAGGATGGACACGCCGCCGAGGACGCCTTGCGGCAGCCCCTGCAAAACGGCGGCCAGCTTGGGCGAGCAGCCGAAGAGAATGGCGAACACTGCGCCGATCTGAATCACGCGGGGGTCGTACACACGGGTCAGCGCGAGCACCCCGGTGTTCTCGGCGTAGGTGGTCGCGGCGGGCCCACCCATCACCGCGCTGCTCATGTTGGCGATGCCGTCGGCGAGCAGGGTGCGCGAGAGCCCCGGATTCGCCAGAAAGTTCTTGCCGACGACCCGCCCGTTGACCACCACGTCGCCCACGTGCTCGATGAAGGTCACGATGGCGACCGGCGCGATGATGGCGACCGCCCGCCAGTCGAGCGCCGGACCGTGAAACGGCGGCAGCCCCAGCAGCGGCGCGGCGGCGATGTCGGCCAGCGCTTTGGCGCCCACCTGTCCGGTTGCCAGCGCCACGAGGTAGCCCGTCACCACGCCGATCAGGATGGGAATCATCCGGAACAGCCCGCGCCCGTAGATGCTGGCGATGATGGCCGCGAGCAGCGTGACCAACGCCAGCCCCCAGTTCGTTTTCGCCTGATCCACCGCCACGCTGCTCAGCCCCAGTCCGATCACGATAATCACCGGCCCCGTCACCACCGGCGGAAACACCCGCAGCAGCCGCTCGGTGCCGAACAGTTTGACCAGCCCCGAAAACAGGACATACATCAGCCCCGCCGCAATGAGGCCCCCCGCCGCCGCTGCCGGGCCCATCTCCTTGATGACCAGCGCCGTCGGCGCGATAAAGGCGAACGAACTCCCCAGGAAAATCGGCACCTGCCCGCGCGTGAGCAGGTGAAAAATCAGCGTGGCGACCCCGGCCCCGAACAGCGCCACCGAGGGCGACAACCCCACCAGAATCGGCACCAGCACCGTGGACCCGAACATGGCGATGGAATGCTGCAACCCCAGCACCACCCGGCGCTGCGGCGGGAGATCGGGAAGGGGGGGCGGCGCGGCAGTCTGCGTCATGGGGAAAGTGTAGTGGGCAGGGGGAGGAGACGAGAGACAGAAACATGCTTCTGCTGTGGCCTTCTTTTCGCTGCTCCACGTCCAACGGAGAAACGCAGAACGCCAGGGCCGTCGTGCACGAAGTGCGCGGGCCTCGCGTCTGTAGAAATCACGAGCATCCAGACCACCCCACGCACTTGAGGAACACTGACCTGCACGCGCCATCACCGCAAGGTGCATAGCGCCAGCGTTAAGCCCCCTGCCCCTCTGGGGTAGGGGGTTTGGGGGCGGGGCAAAAAGCTAAAGCCGAAGTTCTCACCCCTCCACCCCCGCCCCAATCCCGTACCCTCTACCCCATGAATGCCAAAGGCGACCTGATTGCCCGCCTCGTGTCCCTGGGACTGGGAACCCCCACCTTCGAAGCCGAAGCCCACGGCCCCGCCCACGAACGCACCTTCCACGTCAAGGTCTGGTCGAGCGGACAGGTCATTGCCACCGCCGAGGGCCGCACCAAAAAGGACGCCGAACGCCTCGCCGCCGAACTCGCCCTGCGTGAACTCGATGGCTCGGACGCGCCTCCTGTGCCCGCAGCCCCGGCGACCCCCATCGCCCAGCAGAGCGAACCCTGGCCGATCTACGCGCAGGTGCTCGCTGAGGCGGTGGAAGCCGCGATGGAATTTGCCCGCGAGGACGCCACTCTGGACGAGGTGCGCCGCGACGCCGGACGCTTTTACCGCGAACTGCTGGCCGACCTCGGGCACGGCCCCGACGCCTGAGCGTGCCCACGTCCCGTCCCAGGGGAATCCACCAGGGCGCCGCCGCCGAGGCCCGCGCCGCCGCGCATCTCGAAAGCCTCGGGCGCGAAATCGTGCGGCGCAACTACCGCATTCCGGGCGGCGAGATCGACCTCGTGAGCCGCGAGCCGGGCGGCACCCTGGTCTTCACCGAGGTCCGGCAGCGGCGGCAGGCCCGCTACGGCAGTGCGCTCGACAGCGTGACCCCGCGCAAGCTGGCCCTGATGCACCGCGCCGCGCTCGAGTACCTGACGCGAGAGTGTGGCCGCGACGACCTCCCCTGCCGCCTCGAAGTCCTGACGATTGAGGGCGAGGCGGACACGGGCGAACTGCGCTTGCTGGCCGTGGAGGGCTAGGGAAGCGCCCCTACTTCCGCCGAAACGCGAGCGCCAGCAGAAAAATAGCCGTGTTCACCAGCACGATGGTCGCCCCCGGCGCGGTGTCGAGGTAATAACTGGCATACAGCCCACTGACCCCGCCGAGGATGCCCAGAGCGGCGGCGAGCAGCATCATGGTCCGCAGGCTCCGCGAGAGCAGGCGGGCGGCGGCGCTGGACGTGATCAGCAGGCTGACGCTGAGGGTGGTCCCCACGAGCTGCACCGTCAGCACCACCACCAGCCCGATCAGCACCAGCAGCAGGTTGTTCAGCCGCGTGACCGGCAGCCCCACCGTCCGCGCCTCGGTGGGGTCGAAGGAAGCGAGCAGCAGCTCCTTCTGAATCGCCGTGAGCAGCCCGCCTACCCCCAGCGTGACCGCCAGGGCGCCCCACAGGTCGGCGGGGGTCACGCCCAGCGGGTTGCCGATCAGGAAATTGCTGAGGTCGGACGTGAAGGTGGGGGCCCGCGACAGCAGCACGATGCCCAGCGCGAACATCCCCACGAAGACGATGCCGATGGCGCTGTCCTGTTTCAGCCCACTGCGACGTCCGATCCAGCCGATGCCCAGCGCCGTGAGCACCGCCGCAATCGCCGCGCCGAGCAGCAGGTTGCCCTTGAGGAGAAAGGCAGAGACGATGCCCGGCAGCACCGCGTGGCTCATCGCGTCCCCGATGTAACTCAGCCCGCGCAGCACCACCCAGGCGCCGATCAGCGCGCACAGGATGCTCACGAGGCTCACCGCGAGCAGCGCCCGGACAAAGAAATCGAATTGCAGCGGGTCGGTCAGCCAGTGCATGTTCAGGGGGCCCCCGCCGCGCCCGGCCCGCCGCCCGTGAAGGTCGCCTCCACGTTCTGCGGCGTGTACACCGCGTCCGGCGTGCCGTCGGCAATCACCCGGCGGTTGATGAGGACAATCCGGTCACACCAGCGCCGGGCCTGTTCGAGGTCGTGCGTCACCATCACCACGGCGCGGCCCTGGTCGGCCTGTCTCCGCAACAAGGCCATGAGCTGTTCCTGCGTGGTCACGTCCACCCCAGTCAGCGGTTCGTCGAGCAGCAGCAGGTGCCCTTGCCGCGCCAGCATTCGGGCAAGCAGCACCCGCTGACGCTGGCCCCCCGAGAGCGCGCCGATGTGACGGCTCCGCAGGTCGTACACGCCGGTTTCGCGTAGCGCGTCCTCCACGATCTGCCGGTCACGGGGCCCCGGCCAGCGCAGCCAGCCGAGCCGCCCGGTGCGGCCCATCATCGCCGTGTCCCAGACCGTGACGGGAAAGCCCCAGTCCAGCGTCTGCTGCTGCGGCACGTAGGACAGGCAGGTGCGGGGGCTGTGGCCGGGGTCGAAGGTCACCCGGCCCTCATAGTCGGTCAGCAGCCCCGCCAGGGCGCGCAGAAGGGTGCTTTTGCCCGCGCCGTTGGGGCCGATCACGGCAGTGAACTGCCCGGCCTCGAACCGCAGGGTGGCGTTCTCAAGGGCCACCTGCGAGCCGTAGCGCACTGTCAGTCCCTCCACCCCGAGCATCGCCGCAGGCTAGCAGAGAAATGCGAATTGCATATCAAATACTGCTCACGCCTCGCCCAGCGGGGAACTGTCCAGCGCCGCACCGAACAGCCCCGCCTGCCGCTGCCGCCACACATCCAGCGCCTTGTGGTCCAGCCGCGAGAGGGCCGCGCCCCGGACCGGCTGCCGGGGCCGGTCCGCCTCGGCGCGGTAGACCTCCACCGACAGGCGGCGGTGCGTCATGCCGTGCTGCACAGTGCCAAGACACTCTTTCACCTCGGCGCCCAGGCGAGCTTGCAGACGGGCCAGAGCATCCGCTGCCGTCTCCCGCGCCCCGATTTCTTCCAGCGGCAAACCGAACAACCCGCCCAGCAGCGAGCCCTCCCGCTTTTCCAGCACGGCGTACTCGGCGTCCCCGATCAGGAGGGCCACCGCCCGCACCTCGCGCGCCTGGGGCCGGGCCTTGGGCGCAGGAAAGTCACCGGGCTGACCCAGTTGGTACGCCGCACAGTGGGCGCTGACCGGGCAGCGGTCACACGCCGGCGACTTGGGCACGCAAATGGTCGCCCCCAGGTCCATCACGGCCTCGTTCCAGGCACCGGGTCGAGCGGGGTCCAGCAAACGGTCAGCCTGTTCCTGCACCCATTTGTCGGACGGGTGAGCCTCTGCCCGCAGCCGCGACAGCACCCGCCGCACGTTGCCGTCGTTCACCGCTCGCGGCTCGCCCAGCGCGAGGCTGCTCACCGCCGCCGCCGTGTACGGGCCCACGCCGGGCAACGCCAGCCACCCGGCGTAGTCTTGCGGAAACCCCTGCTCGTCGATGATGGCCGCTGCCCGGTGCAGGTTGCGGGCACGCGCGTAGTAGCCACAACCTTCCCAGGCCTTGAGCACGGCGTCCTGCGGCGCGGCGGCGAGGGCCTGCACCGTCGGAAAAGCCTCCAGAAAGCGCTCGTAGTACCCCAGCCCCCGCGCCACCTGCGTCTGTTGCAGCAAAATCTCGGCCACCCACACCCGGTAAGGGTCGCGCCGGCCCTCATCTCCCAGCCGCCAGGGCAGGTCGCGCCCCGCCCGGTCAAACCAGCCGAGCAGGTCACGCCGGAGTGCCCCCACTTCCGGGGAAAAAGGAGCCGGACCAGAGGCAGACACGGGCAACGTCATCGCGGGCAGTGTAGGCAAAATGGAACGGAGCAAAGGGCGCCTGGAACGCAAAAACCAGCGGGCGCGAAGGCGAGCCGGTCAGGCCCGAGCTTTCACGCCCGCTGAGTAATGACCGCTCAGCCGCGCGGCCCTTCGGTTCCGCCCCCCGGCGCACGCAGGCGTCGGCGCACGCCCTGGGCATAGTCGGCGAGGTCGGCCAGCAGGTCGGTGACGGTGCTCCGCAGCAGGAACTGGCCGTTCGGCAGCGGCGTCACTGCCAGGAAGGGAGGCCGGGCCAGTGTGTCCAGAATGGCGTTCATGTCGTCCGT from Deinococcus radiodurans R1 = ATCC 13939 = DSM 20539 includes these protein-coding regions:
- a CDS encoding NUDIX hydrolase, which produces MPTDLRFPAPDGVMFQTRATLICVQDNRLLTCWDERFPDFFALPGGAVQTGESSAAAAQREWHEETGLRADVTRCATLERFFHWEGRERHEFGFFFRVELTGELPATVLDNPHVFFRWLAVDALDDHTLYPRCVPQLLRLPAGEIGHFVTDERA
- a CDS encoding DNA topology modulation protein FlaR, which gives rise to MKRVLIVGSPGAGKSTFAKKLAARTGLPLTHLDDLYWNAGWEKVERDVWLKRLQTALDGDAWIMDGNYGSTLDRRAARADTVIFFVPPRELCLLRMLRRELSGQHPHIAGLRPRLPDWEFVRYTWTYLRKVPQMLETLAQHWHLRLVLVRSDREARQLLKRG
- a CDS encoding class I SAM-dependent methyltransferase, which encodes MTEQAQYRDPRLVILYDRLNRWGADDDFFLALANETPGCRLLDLGCGTGRLTTALARAGHQVTGLEPARASLEVAQRKPGAEAVCWLQGSAQDAPTAAFDLCLMTAHVAQVFVEDDAWQDVLQHIHRALVPGGRLSFDMRDPAARAWDTWDSAGKRERLTLLDGSEAETWCDVLDVAGPIVSGPVVHFAEHTRFLPGQDVLTSTSRLRFRREDELRASLQAAGFAVEQVYGGWHGEPVGTGCGELVVVARRPG
- the uvrB gene encoding excinuclease ABC subunit UvrB; protein product: MLKVRSEFKPSGDQPTAIASLVDGLESGLRYQTLLGATGTGKTYSMAKVIEEVQRPALIMAPNKILTAQLASEFREFFPDAAVEFFISYYDYYQPEAYVPGKDLFIEKDASVNQEIERLRHSTTRSLLTRRDTIVVASVSCIYGLGDPKEYTALNAIVKKGGVMPRDELLGRLVNMQYERNDIELMPGRFSVKGETVTVWPAYDEQPLRIELWGDDVERISVVHPLTGERLGDLDATVVYPAKHYVSSAGNIERAIGSIQQELDERLEYFHSVGKLLEAQRLKERTLYDLEMLKVLGYCSGIENYSRHIDGRAPGATPYTMLDYFPDDFITFIDESHVTVPQIGGMANGDRARKQTLVDYGFRLPSAMDNRPLNFEEFLSKTGQTVFVSATPGPFENQVSDSVADQIIRPTGLVDPEVTIRPIQGQIEDLLGRVRERTAAGERTLVTTLTKRMSEDLTEYLLEKGVKARYLHSDIDSVERQVIIRDLRLGHYDVLVGINLLREGLDLPEVSLVAILDADKPGFLRSDRALIQTIGRAARNVNGEVILYADVVTPAMRFAMDETARRREKQLAYNEEHGITPRTVIKGVRDVIRGEELEGEISSENVSGDRDSLTAQLTDLELDMWQASEAMDFEKAASLRDQIRAIEAKLQGKEFKQATVPGQKARRKGRR
- a CDS encoding amino acid ABC transporter permease; this translates as MTDLLTGFQTALSGDYPQLLLSGLGVTLAVSLCALVVSVVVGTALGLVRVYRVPLLGPIGNIYVEVVRGIPLIVLLSVIYFGLPTLGLTLAGFPAAVLALGLYSAAYTSEIVRGGLGSVPAGQIEAARSLGLSRGQALRFVVLPQAWRVALPALGNEFVSLILGSSLASAVTLQELFSQGRYITNATYRQFEVYAVLAVIYFVLTFTLTRAVRALEHRLSRGQSLPERRVI
- a CDS encoding ABC transporter substrate-binding protein produces the protein MKKKGTLVLGTDPTFAPFEFKGSDGQVQGFDIDIARAVAHDLGVRLEIRPVGFGALMPQAVTSGRVDVAMSGITITPERATVVTFSQPYYRSAQVFIVRSGNPGKFTWPADVKGKTVGVQANTTGQYAAEQTLKPRGATIKVYDDFAAGLADVRSGRIAALIGDAPTVNDLKKRLPGQFDKAGAVLVAEDYGMVFRKGSDLAAAANRTLARLKRSGEYQKLLNKWIVQK
- a CDS encoding zinc-dependent alcohol dehydrogenase, translated to MFLHSLSPGGAGGSTKAVVWHGIGDIRLDDVPEPKIEAPTDAIVRLTASAICGTDLHFIRGTMSDMVPGTILGHEGVGIVEAVGPEVRNFVPGDRVVIPSSASCGYCPPCREGNTSQCDNANPNGPSAGTAFYGGPKSSGPLNGMQAEKVRVVYANSSLVKLPDNVSDDQAIMISDIFPTAYFGAEIAGVKTGSVVVVLGCGPVGQFSIISAKLLGATRVIAVDRLDDRLDMARKNGAEVINFEKEDPVEAVKKLTGGLLADCVIDAVGVDAQHAHAGPAKPDAEKEQKFEQEVQEVAPDAKPEKDGQWTPGDAPSQASEWAIEMTKKAGQIGIIGVYSPQMTTYPIGKAMNKNLTIRMGNCNHRAIIPGLVDLVAAGVVDPARVLTEHEHLGSAIEAFEAFDKRQPGWIKVELEPQAG
- a CDS encoding uracil-xanthine permease family protein, which gives rise to MTQTAAPPPLPDLPPQRRVVLGLQHSIAMFGSTVLVPILVGLSPSVALFGAGVATLIFHLLTRGQVPIFLGSSFAFIAPTALVIKEMGPAAAAGGLIAAGLMYVLFSGLVKLFGTERLLRVFPPVVTGPVIIVIGLGLSSVAVDQAKTNWGLALVTLLAAIIASIYGRGLFRMIPILIGVVTGYLVALATGQVGAKALADIAAAPLLGLPPFHGPALDWRAVAIIAPVAIVTFIEHVGDVVVNGRVVGKNFLANPGLSRTLLADGIANMSSAVMGGPAATTYAENTGVLALTRVYDPRVIQIGAVFAILFGCSPKLAAVLQGLPQGVLGGVSILLFGMIASVGIRTLAEAQVDFAHSRNLIIVSLILVLGLGGASFPLNVAGTKLELHGMALAALVGIVANLLLPRQRPEISGKADGMGPGVG
- a CDS encoding putative dsRNA-binding protein, which translates into the protein MNAKGDLIARLVSLGLGTPTFEAEAHGPAHERTFHVKVWSSGQVIATAEGRTKKDAERLAAELALRELDGSDAPPVPAAPATPIAQQSEPWPIYAQVLAEAVEAAMEFAREDATLDEVRRDAGRFYRELLADLGHGPDA